The DNA sequence AGGTGAATCGGATGCGAGCCGTTTTCCGAACTGATATCGGCCAAATTCGCGAGCATAACGAAGACAACGGCGGTGTATTTGTCAACGAAAGCGGCCAATATTTCGCGGTTGTCGCCGATGGAATGGGCGGTCACCGCGCCGGCGATGTGGCGAGCGCGATGGCGGTGGCGCACTTGCAAGAGCAATGGGAGCAAGCGCCGTGCGTTTCCTCGCCGGCTGAGGCGGAGCAGTGGCTGAAAGTGCAGATCGCAGCCGCCAATGAGCGGCTGTTTCGCTACGCCCTCTCCCATCCGGAATGCCAAGGGATGGGAACGACGGTCGTCGGCGCCATTTGCGCTGGGCCGTTTGCCACCATCGCGCATATCGGCGACAGCCGCTGCTACTTATTGAACCAAAACGGAATTCAACAGTTGACCGATGACCATTCTCTTGTCAATGAGCTGGTCAAAAGCGGGCAAATTTCCAAAGAGGACGCCGAACACCATCCACGCAAAAACGTGCTTTTGCGGGCGCTTGGCACCGAACCGGCCGTGAAGGTCGATATCAAAACCGTTTCCATCGATGACGGCGATATGCTCCTGCTATGCTCGGACGGATTGTCAAATAAAGTGCCCGAGGCAGACATCGTGCAAATTTTGACCGGTGCCGGCGCGCTTGAAGAAAAAGCGCAGGCGCTCATCGAATTGGCGAACGGGCGGGGCGGAGAAGACAACATTTCGCTTGCAGTCGTTGATTTTTCAGTGGAACGTGAAGGTGGGTGATCGGCGTGCTTATCGGAAAGCGATTGAACGACCGCTACAAAATCATCAGCCTGATCGGCGGCGGCGGCATGGCGAATGTCTATTTGGCCCGCGACATCATTTTGGAGCGCGATGTCGCCGTGAAAGTGCTCCGCCTTGATTTTGCCAACGACGACCGGTTTATTAAACGGTTCCGCCGCGAAGCGCAGGCGGCGACGAGCTTAAATCATGAGCATATTGTGCCGATTTACGACGTCGGCGAGGAAGAAGGCCTTTATTATATCGTGATGGAGTATGTGCGCGGTTCGACGCTGAAACAGTACATTCAGCAGCATGCCCCGCTTCCGGTCGAGCGGGCGCTTTGCATCATGGACCAACTGACGTCGGCCATCGCCCATGCCCATGAGAACGGTATTATCCACCGCGACATTAAACCGCAAAACATTTTGCTTGATGAGCACGGCAACGTGAAAGTGACCGACTTCGGCATCGCGGTGGCGATGAGCGGAACGACGATTACACAGACGAACTCGGTGCTCGGTTCGGTTCATTATTTGTCGCCGGAGCAGGCGCGCGGCGGCATTGCCACTGAAAAGTCGGACATTTATTCGCTTGGCATCGTCATGTTTGAGCTTGTCACCGGCCGGCTGCCGTTTTCCGGCGAATCGGCCGTTTCGATCGTGCTGAAGCATTTGCAGGCGGAAACGCCGTCGCCCAAGGCGTGGAATCCCGACATTCCGCAAAGCGTCGAAAATATTATTTTAAAAGCGACGGCGAAAGACCCGTTTTACCGCTATGAATCGGCGCGCGCCATGAACGAGGACATCCGGACGGCGCTGGACCCGAGGCGGCGCAACGAGGCCAAATTCACGATCCCGGATGACGGCGATGAAGCGACGAAGGCCATCCCGATCATAAAACATCCGGAAAGCGCCGCGCTTGAGCCGGAGACGCTTGTCTATGAGGAAAAGGCGAACGAGCCGGCCAAAGCGGATGACGAGCCAAAGGCGAAGCCGAAACGGAAGCGGGTCTGGATCGCCTGGCTTGCCGCCGTCATCCTATTGCTTGGAGCGGCCGGCGTGAGCGCGCTCACATGGATTCCGGACGTGTTCTTTCCAAAGGAAGTGACGGTGCCGGATGTCGTCAATAAAGACTATGACGAAGCTGTTGAACAGTTGTCGGCGCTCGGCTTGGAAATCAAAGACACGATCGATGTCGAAGATGATGCAATAGAAGAAGGAAAAGTCGTGCGCACCGACCCGGAAGCCGGAATGACGGTGAAGCAAGGGGCCGGCATTGTCATCTATAAGAGCGCCGGCAAAAAGAAAATCGAGTTTCCAAGCTTTATCGGCGACGATATTTCGGCCGCCGAGGAGGAGCTGCGCGCGGAAGGGTTCACTCGCATTACGCGCAACGGCCGCCATAGCGATAAGCCGGAAGGGACGATTTTGGATCAATATCCGTACGCCGGCGATGAAGTCGTGCCGAGCGAAACGGAAGTGATGTTCACGGTCAGCCTCGGTCCGGAAACCGTAACGCTCAAAGACTTGAGCGGCTATACGGAAAAAAGTGTGCGCGACTACGGCGAAGACCAAGGGCTGCGCATTGAAGTGAAGTACGAGTATTCCGATGAAGTGCCGAAAGGGCTTGTCATCTCGCAAACTCCGGCAGCCAATGAGCAGGTGGAAAAAGGCAAGACTGTTACGGTCGTCATTTCCCGCGGCCCGGAGCCGAAGCCATCCAAAACGGTCATCAAAGAAATCGTCATCCCATACGAGCCGGCGGAAAACGGACAGGTGGTGGAAGCCCAGCTTTACATTCAAGATGCGAACCATAACATGACAACGCCATATAAAACGTACCGGCTGACAGGGCCGGCCACGGAGATCGTAGAGTTTGAAATTCCATACGGGGAGACGGCGTATTATCGCGTTATTGTCAACAATGTTGTCAAAGACGAAGGATCGATTCCATATCCAGAACACGGCGGAAAAAAGGAGTGAGGCTATGGCAGAAGGGCAAATCATCAAAGCGTTGAGCGGATTTTATTACGTGCTCTCGGAAGGGAATGTGTTTCAGTGCCGCGGGCGCGGTGTGTTTCGCAAGCAAAAAGTGACGCCGCTTGTCGGCGACCGCGTCGTCTTTACGGCGACAAGTGAGACGGAAGGCTACATTTTGGACATTCGCGAGCGGCAAAATGAACTGGTGCGGCCGCCGATCGCCAACGTCGAGCAGGCGATTTTAGTTTTTTCTGCCGTAAGCCCGGACTTTAGCGCCAAGCTGTTGGACCGCTTTCTCGTCTTAATCGAATCGAAGGAAATTGCGCCGATTATCGTCATTAGCAAAATGGATTTGCTCGATGGCGAGGCGAAAGACGCGATCGCCCGTTATGCAGGTGATTACCGGCGCATTGGCTATGAGGTGATTGAGACGTCGACCGTGACAAAAGACGGCCTCGATAAGCTGGCGGCGCACCTGCGCGGCCGCGTCTCGGTCGTTGCCGGACAGTCCGGCGTCGGCAAGTCATCGCTGTTAAATGCGCTTCGCCCGGATTTGCGGCTGAAAACCGGCGATATTTCCACCCATTTAGGGCGCGGCAAACATACGACCCGCCACGTCGAGCTGCTGGAGGTGGCCGGCGGGCTCGTCGCCGACACACCGGGGTTTAGCGCCCTCGAGTTCGACGATATTGAACTTGACGAGCTGCCGCGCTATTTTCCGGAATTCCGGGAATACGGAGAAGGGTGCAAGTTCCGCGGCTGCCTTCATGTGGCCGAACCGAAATGTGCGGTCCGCGAGGCGGCTGAGGCTGGGGACATTCCGCCGTACCGCTACGACCATTATTTAAGTTTTGTTGCGGAAATGAAAGAACGAAAGCCGAGGTATTGAACGATGATTCGAATTGCGCCATCGATTTTGTCAGCTGATTTTTCCCGTTTGGCCGAGGAAATCCGTTCGGTGGAAGAAGGCGGAGCCGATTGGCTTCATGTCGATGTCATGGACGGACGGTTCGTGCCGAATATCACGATCGGGCCGCCGGTCGTTGCCGCCATTCGCCCGGTGACGAAGCTGCCGCTTGACGTTCATTTAATGATCGCCGACCCTGACCGATACATTCCGGCGTTCGCCAAAGCCGGGGCGGACATCATCTCCGTCCACGCCGAGGCGTGCGTGCATTTGCACCGGACGATTCACTTTATTAAAGAGCAAGGTGTCAAGGCCGGGGTCGTGTTGAATCCGCATACGCCGGTTGAGACAATCCGCCATGTCATCGCCGATGTCGATCTTGTCCTATTGATGACAGTCAACCCGGGGTTTGGCGGGCAGGCGTTCATTCCGTCCGTCGTGCCGAAAATTCGCGAAGTCGCCCGTTTGGCCGGCGAACAAAACAAGGCGCTGGACATCGAAGTGGACGGCGGCGTCAACGCGAAAACAGCGCCGCTTTGCGCCGAAGCCGGGGCGAATGTGCTCGTCGCCGGGTCGGCCATTTACAATGAGGCGGACCGGGCGGCGGCCATTCGCGCTTTGCGAGAAGCGTGCGCCAAGTAGAGAACGGGCTCCTGCATCCGGCAGCCGCTGCAACGGTAGGCGGTGAGCGCCGGAAAAGCCAGGCAAGGCGAAACAAGGCTTTTTCTTATTGAAAAAGGCGAAGGGGGGAAGGGGAATGGTGATCCATATTGTCGGCGGCGGCCCGCGTGAGCTTCTCCCTAGCTTGCGCCGCTATGACGGCGCGGATGTGCATTGGGTCGGCGTCGACCGCGGCACAACGGCGCTGCTTGAAGCCGGCCTCCAGCCGGTGCGGGCGTTTGGCGATTTCGATTCCGTGCCGGCTGAAGAAGTGGCCAAGCTTCAGCAAATGCTTCCGGATTTGGAAATATGGCCGGCAGAAAAAGACAAAACAGATATGGAGATCGCCCTTGATTGGGCGGTGGAACAGGACGCCTGCCACATCCGTCTGTTTGGCGCCACCGGCGGACGGCTTGACCATCTGTTTGGCAATGTCGAGCTGTTGCTGAAATACGCCGGCCGGCCGATTGAAATCGTCGACCGGCAAAATGTGTTGACCGTCCATCTGCCCGGCGTGCATACGATCACACGCGACGATCGATACCGCTATGTGTCTTACATCCCGATTTCTGAAACGGTGGCGGGGCTCACGCTTATTGGATTTAAATATCCATTGGCCGACTGTCATATTTCCCGCGGTTCCACACTATGTATTAGTAACGAACTTATCCAATCTTCCGGTACTTTTTCGTTTTCGGAAGGCATATTAATGATGATAAGGAGCAGCGATTTTGCCGGCTGCCCGTAGTTGCGATTGGTCAGCAACGGAATATACTGGATAAGGAAATGGCGGGAAGTGCGTGATATGACGGGTGTGAGGAGGGAATCGGGATGAAGTTTTATACGATCAAGCTGCCGAAATTTTTAGGCGGAATTGTGCGGGCGGTGTTGAACGCGTTTAAAAAAGGGTAAGAAAAAAGCACCATTTTTGGTGCTTTTTTTGTTGAACGGTTAGACGCGTTTTACTTTTCCGGATTTCAGGGCGCGCGCCGAAACCCAAACGCGTTTCGGTTTGCCGTCGACTAAAATGCGCACTTTTTGCAAGTTGGCTTTCCACGTGCGGCGGCTGGCGTTCATGGCGTGCGAACGTGTGTTGCCGAACGATTTTTTCTTGCCGGTAATGAAGCATTTCGCCATCGTTTTTCCCTCCTTGCTTTTACATCCCTCTAAAAACACTATTATAATTTATCATACAACGGAAGGGATTGCAATAGACGCGCTCTTTCTCTTTCAAGAAAATGTCCTTGACATATATTTCAGTTTTCGGCTAAATAATACTAGTGGGCGGCCGAGCGCTTTGAAAACAGAAAACGTTATAGTACAATGGGGGTAGCTGTGCGAGATACGCAAAGGGGGAACGAACATGTCAATTGAATGGCAAACAAAATATGGGCGCATTGAAATTGCCAATGAGGTCATTGCCATGATTGCCGGGGGAGCGGCCGTCGATTGCTACGGCATTGTCGGAATGGCGTCGAAAAATCAAATTCGCGACGGGCTGTCGGAAATTTTGCGCCGTGAGAACTTTTCCAAAGGAGTTATCGTCCGCGAGGAAAACGGCGAAGTACATATCGACATGTACATCATCGTCAGTTACGGGACGAAAATTTCCGAAGTCGCCCACAATGTGCAGTCGAAAGTGAAATATACACTCGATCAGACGCTTGGATTGGCGGTTCAGTCCATCAACATTTACGTCCAAGGGGTTCGGGTGGTGAATCCGTAGTAAGGGGGAATCAGCCGGTGGCAATGAGGACGCTTGACGGAAGACGGTTTGCCGATATGGTGCAGCAAGGAGCCGCGCATTTGGCGAACAACGCCAAGGCGGTCGATGCGCTGAACGTCTTTCCGGTTCCAGATGGCGATACAGGAACAAACATGAACTTGTCGATGACGTCCGGAGCGAAAGAGGTGAAGGCGCATGTCTCCGACCATATCGGCAACGTCGCCGCGGCGCTGGCGAAAGGATTGTTGATGGGGGCGCGCGGCAATTCCGGCGTTATTTTGTCGCAGTTGTTCCGCGGGTTTGCCAAAGCGGTGGAAGGCAAACCGCAAGTGGACGGCTTCGAATTTGCCGCCGCCCTGCAAGCGGGGGTCGATACGGCCTATAAGGCGGTGATGAAGCCGGTCGAAGGAACGATCCTCACCGTAGCGAGAGAGGCGGCGCGAAAGGCAATTGAAACAGCGAAAAAAGATCGCGATGTCGTATCGGTGATGGAAGCGGCGCTTGCGGAGGCGAAAGCCGCGCTCAAGCGCACGCCGGAGCTGCTGCCGGTCTTAAAGGAAGTCGGGGTTGTCGACAGCGGCGGCCAAGGGCTTGTGTACGTGTACGAAGGATTCCTTGCCGCTTTGAAAGGAGAAGCTGTCAGCACCGCTCCCGCCGAAGTGCCGATGGAAGAGCTTGTAAAGATGGCTCATCATCAAAGCGCGCAAAGCCATATTCATACCGACGAAATTGAGTTTGGCTACTGTACGGAATTCATGGTTCGGTTTGAGAAGGACAAACTGGCCCAGCATCCGTTTTCCGAAGAAGTGTTTCGCCGCGACTTGAGCCGATTTGGCGATTCTTTGCTTGTCGTCGCCGACGACGAGCTTGTCAAAGTGCACATCCATTCGGAAACGCCGGGCGAGGTGTTGACCTACGGCCAGCGCTACGGAAGTCTCATCAACATTAAAATTGAAAACATGCGCGAACAGCATGCCAACATCGTCGGCAAAGAGGCGGAACGGCCGCTGCAAGCCGGCGCGGAAGAAGCGAAGCCGTACGGCATCGTTGCCGTCGCGATGGGCGCCGGCGTGGCCGAATTGTTTCAAAGCATCGGCGCGCACGCGGTCATTGAAGGCGGACAGACGATGAACCCAAGCACCGAAGAAATCGCGGAGGCCATTCGCCGCGTCAACGCGGAGACGGTGTTCGTGCTGCCGAACAACAAAAATGTCGTGATGGCGGCCAAACAAGCGGCCGAGCTTTCCGAGCGGCAGGTGATCGTCATCCCATCGAAAACCGTTCCGCAAGGCATGGCGGCGCTCTTGGCGTTCAATCCAGCGCAGTCAGCCGAGCAAAACGAGCGGGCGATGACGGCGGCGCTTTCGCGGGTGAAAACGGGGCAAGTGACGTTTTCCGTGCGCGATACAACAATCGATGGCGTCGAAATCGAAAAAGGCGACTACATGGGGCTGTTCGATGACCGCATCGTCGTCGCCGATAAGGACAAGTTGGCCGTGACGAAGCGGCTGCTTGATGCGCTCATTGACGAGGAAAGTGAAATTGTCACCATTTTGTACGGCGAGGATGCGACCGAAGTGGAAGTGGAAACTGTTGTCGCCTATCTGGAAACGGAATATGATGGAGTGGAAGTCGAAGTGCACAACGGCCGGCAACCGCTCTATCCGTTTATCATTTCCGTCGAATAATATTATGTTAAAATAATAGAAGGGAGCATTCCCTTCTATTTTTTATGCGAACGGAGGAAAGGCACCGATGAAATATAAAAGCGTCTTTGACATCATCGGCCCGGTGATGGTCGGACCGTCAAGCTCGCATACCGCCGGGGCGGCGCGCATCGGCCTCGTCGCGCGCAAGCTGTTTGGAAGACAGCCTGAATGGGCGCACATCTCGTTTTACGGCTCGTTTGCCGAAACGTACCGGGGGCATGGGACCGATGTGGCCATCGTCGCCGGGCTGCTTGGATTTGATACGTTTGATGAGCGCATCCCGGACGCTCTGGCGATCGCTCAGGCTGCGGGAATGGACGTCTCGTTTTCCGCCGAAGAGGCGATTCCGCATCACCCGAACACGGCGCGTGTGCGCATTGGCGACGGAAAAGGGGAGCTTGAGCTTGTCGGCGTGTCCATTGGCGGAGGGAAAATTGAAATCATCGAGTTAAACGGGTTCGAGTTAAAGTTGTCGGGCCATCACCCAGCGCTATTAATCATGCATAACGACCGTTACGGGACGATCGGGGCGGTGGCCAGCGCGCTGGCGAAGCATGCCATTAATATCGGCCATATGGAAGTATCGCGCAAGGAAAAAGGGAAGGAAGCGCTGATGACGATCGAAGTCGATCAACCGTTGACCGACGAGCTTTTGCAAGAGTTGGAGCAGCTGCCTAACATTATTCAAGTAACCAAACTCGTTGATTAAATCGAAAACGGTTCCATGTTTTGCGAAGACAGCCATGATGACGGACAGGAAGGATGGGGAAAAGAGAATGTTTCGCAATGTTGCCGAGCTTGTTGCATTGGCGGAAAAAGAGCAAATCAAAATCGCTGAGGTGATGATCCGCCAAGAAGTCGGAGTGAGCGGGCGCAGCCGGGAGGAGATTATGGCGCAAATGGAGCGCCACCTCGAAGTGATGGAGCGGGCTGTTGAAAGAGGGCTGCAAGGAGTCGTTTCCCGCTCGGGGCTGACAGGCGGCGATGCGGTGCGGGTGCAGCGCTATATCGAGCAGGGCCGCTTTTTGTCCGGGGAAACGATTTTGGATGCCGTCAGCAAAGCCATGGCGACAAATGAAGTGAACGCGGCCATGGGCGTCATTTGTGCAACGCCGACAGCGGGCTCAGCCGGCGTTGTCCCCGGGACGCTGTTTGCCGTGAAAGAGCGGTTGAATCCGACGAGAAAAGAAATGGTCGAATTTTTGTTCACCGCTGGGGCGTTCGGCTATGTCGTTGCCAACAATGCTTCCATCTCAGGGGCGGCCGGCGGCTGTCAAGCCGAAGTCGGTTCGGCAGCCGGCATGGCGGCTGCGGCGCTCGTTGAGCTGGCCGGCGGAACGCCTGCTCAAGCAGCCGAAGCGATGGCGATCGCCTTAAAAAATATGCTAGGATTAGTATGTGATCCTGTCGCTGGCTTGGTCGAAGTGCCGTGCGTCAAACGGAATGCGATGGGGGCGGCCAACGCCATGATCGCTGCTGATATGGCGCTGGCCGGTGTAAAAAGCCGCATTCCGTGTGATGAAGTGATCGAGGCGATGTACCGCATCGGCGCGGCCATGCCGGTGGCGCTGAAAGAAACTGCGCAAGGGGGGTTGGCCGCGACGCCGACCGGCCGCGCCATCGCGGCCCGCATTTTCGGCGCTTCTGCGGCATCGAAGTGAACGAAACGATGCAACAGCCGGTGACGGCGGTCAAAGGCATCGGTGAAGAAACGGCTGCGGCGCTCGCCGACATCGGCATCACAACCGTCGGCGACCTGCTCATGTATGCGCCGTACCGGTATGACGATTACGAACAAAAAGATCTAGCCGCCGCCCGCCATGAAGAAAAAGTGACAGTGGAAGGGAAGGTGCACAGCGCCCCGCTTGTAACGTATTACGGAAAAAAAAAGTCGCGCCTTTCCTTTCGCCTGCTTTCCGGCCGCTATTTAATCACGGTTGTCTGCTTCAACCGCCCGTATTTGAAAGAAAAACTCGCCTTCAATGAAACGGTGACCGTAATCGGCAAATGGGACCGGCACCGGCAGGCGATCAACGCCTATGAGCTTCGTTTCGGGGCCGCCCCGGAGACGGCCGGCATTGAACCGGTCTATTCGGTGCGCAGCCCGCTGACGGTCAAAACGATGCGCCGGCTCATGAAGGCGGCGTTCGCCCAGTTTGGCGCGCACATTCCCGATCCGCTGCCGCCCGCTTTGCGCCGCGCCTACCGTCTTGTCGACAAGCAGGAGGCGGTTCGCGCCCTTCATTTTCCGCGCTCGCGTGAAGAGTTGCACCAGGCGCGACGCCGGCTCGTCTATGAAGAGTTTTTGCTGTACCAGCTGAAAATGCAGGCGTTTCGGCGAATTGTGCGCGACGGGCAGCACGGCGTCGCCCATTCGTTTTCCGAAGAGCGGCTGGCGGCGTTTCTTTCCGCTTTGCCGTTTTCATTAACGAACGCCCAGCGGCGCGTCATCAAGGAGATTTTGGCCGATATGCGGGCGCCAAGGCAAATGAACCGTCTTTTGCAAGGCGATGTCGGCTCCGGCAAGACGGTCGTGGCCGCCGTGGCGCTGTATGCGGCGGTATTGTCCGGCTTTCAAGGAGCGCTGATGGTGCCGACGGAAATTTTGGCTGAGCAGCATGCCCGCTCGCTCGCCGACCTGTTTGCCGGCACAGATGTCACGCTGGCGCTGTTGACAAGCTCCGTGAAAGGGAAGAGGCGCAAAGAGCTGCTTGCGGAATTGGAGGAAGGGGCGATCGACATCGTCATTGGGACGCATGCGTTGATTCAAGAAGGTGTACAGTTTCGCCGGCTCGGCCTCGCCATTACTGATGAGCAGCACCGGTTTGGCGTCGAGCAGCGTCGCATTTTGCGCGAAAAGGGGCATGCCCCGGACGTGCTGATGATGACGGCGACGCCGATTCCGCGCACGCTGGCGATCACGGCGTTCGGCGATATGGACGTATCAGTGCTCGACGAAATGCCGGCCGGGCGGAAGAAAGTGGAAACGTATTGGGTCAAGCATCATCAATTCGCGCGTGTGCTCGATTTTATCGAAAAAGAGCTTCGTCGGGGGCATCAGGCGTACGTCATTTGTCCGCTTATTGAAGAGTCGGAAAAATTGGATGTGCAAAATGCCATTGATGTTCATAGTCAGCTCGTCCACTACTACCGCGGGAAATATGAGATCGGCCTCATGCACGGCCGGCTGTCGGCCGATGAAAAAGAAGCGGTGATGCGAGCGTTCAGTGAAAACCGCATTCATGTGCTCGTTTCGACAACGGTCGTGGAAGTCGGGGTGAATGTGCCGAACGCCACCGTGATGGTCATCTATGACGCCGAACGGTTTGGACTTGCCCAGCTTCATCAGCTGCGCGGCCGGGTCGGGCGGGGGGACGCCCAGTCATACTGCATTTTAATTGCCGACCCGAAATCGGAAGTCGGCAAAGAACGGATGCGCATCATGACGGAGACGACGGACGGGTTTGTGCTGGCGGAAAAGGATTTGGAGCTGCGTGGTCCAGGCGATTTTTTCGGCACGAAACAAAGCGGGCTTCCGGAGTTTCAATTTGGCGATCCGGTGCATGATTACCGCATCTTGGAAGTCGCGCGCCGCGATGCCGCCAAACTCGTGTCGACGACGGCGTTTTGGAGTGATGAAGCGTACGCGGGGCTGCGCGCCGAACTTGAGGCGTCCGGCGTGCTCGATGGAGAAAAGCTAGATTAATAGGCAGGCGGCAAAATGTGACCGCTTTTCACTTTTTCTGCTTGCATTCCGTTTTTTGATATTATATATTACTTTTAGTACCTAGTCATAAAACCGGACGGTGTAACGAATCGATGAGAAAAAGCAAACGCGAACGGCAACGGCTGCTGCAGGAGACGATCCGGGAAAATCCGTTTATTACCGACGAAGAGCTGGCAGAAAAGTTCTCAGTCAGCGTGCAGACGATCCGCCTCGACCGGCTTGAACTGTCGATTCCGGAGCTGCGCGAGCGCATTAAACATGTCGCCCGCCAGTCGTTCGCGGATAAAGTGCGGGCGCTGCCGCTTGAGGAAGTGATCGGCGATATTATCGACATTGAGCCGGATGAGAGCGCCATTTCCATTTTCGATGTGAAAGAAGATCATGTGTTCCGGCGCACCCGCATCGCCCGCGGCCATCATTTGTTCGCCCAGGCGAATTCGCTCGCCGTTGCCGTAATCCATGACGAATTGGCGCTGACGGCGAAAGCGACGATCCGCTTTGTTCGTCAAGTCAAGGAAGGCGAACGGGTGGTGGCGAAGGCGAAGGTGACCGGCAAAACGGCGAACGGGCGCACGATTGTCGACGTAAACAGCTACGTCGGCCAAGAGCTCGTGTTTTCCGGAACGTTCGAGATGTATCGTTCAAACATAGAGAAAAAGGATGGCGACAGCAATGAACATCGCGATTGATGCCATGGGAGGCGACCATGCTCCACGCGAAATCGTCCTTGGGGCGGCTCGAGCCGCCGCGCATTTTCCCGACATTCATATTACGCTTATCGGCGACGAAGCGAAAATCCGTCCGCATGTGCCGGACGGAGGGCGCCTGTCGATCCTCCATGCCGATGAGGTGATTGAAGCGACCGATGAGCCGGTGCGGGCTGTGCGGCGCAAAAAAAACTCGTCGTTGGTGCGCATGGCGGAAGAAGTGAAAGAAGGACGCGCTGACGCGTGCATATCGGCCGGCAATACTGGTGCGTTGATGGCGGCTGGGCTGTTTGTCGTTGGGCGGATTGCCGGCATCGACCGGCCAGCGCTCGCGCCGACATTGCCTACGCTAGACGGGCGGGGGTTTGTCTTTTTGGATGTCGGCGCCAATGTCGACGCCCGCCCGGAGCATTTGCAGCAATATGCGATTATGGGGCACGTGTATGCCCAACAAGTGCGGGGCATCGCCAAGCCGCGCATCGGCCTGCTCAACGTCGGCACCGAAGATCAAAAAGGGAATGAAACCGTGAAGCGGGCGTTCTCCTTGCTGAAAGAAACGAACCTTCATTTCATTGGCAATGTGGAGGCGCGCGATTTGCTCAATGGCGTGGCCGATGTCGTTGTCGCTGATGGGTTTGCCGGCAATGTCGCCTTAAAAACGATCGAGGGAACGGCGATGGCGCTTTTTTCGTTGCTCAAGCAGACGCTGACAAGCGGCGCGGTCGCAAAACTCGCCGCCGCTGTCCTCAAGCCGAAGCTCGCCGGACTGAAAAAGATGATGGACTACTCCGAATACGGCGGGGCGGCGTTGTTCGGCTTGAACGCTCCGGTCATTAAAGCGCACGGCTCATCCGATGCGAACGCTATTTTCCATGCCGTCCGCCAAGCGCGCGAGATAGTGGCCCATGATGTCATTGGCACGATCAAAGCGGAGCTCGAGCGGGCATAATGGATAAAGGAGGAAGCAAAATGGGTAAAATCGCCTTTTTATTTCCGGGACAAGGGTCGCAAACGGTCGGCATGGCCAAGGACGCCGCCGACCGCGACGCCCGCGCCCGTGCGGTGATTGAGGCGGCTGACGAGCGGCTCGGATTTCCGCTTTCTTCGCTCATGTTCAACGGGCCGCAAGCTGAGCTGACGCTGACGTACAACGCCCAGCCGGCGCTTTTGACCGCTAGCATCGCCTTGCTTCAGCTCGTAGACGGAGAAGGCTTGAAGGCCGATTACGTCGCCGGCCATAGTTTGGGTGAATACACGGCGCTCGTGGCCGCCGGCGCCATGTCGTTTGCCGACGCTGTCTATGCGGTGCGCCGCCGCGGCGAGCTGATGGATGAAGCGGTGCCGGCCGGCGAAGGGACGATGGCTGCCGTATTAGGGATGGAGGCAGAGGCGCTCGAAGCGGTGACGAACGAAATTGCCGCCCAAGGCCATCCGGTTGAGCCGGCCAATTTCAACTGCCCGGGGCAAATCGTCATCTCCGGTTCGAAAGCGGGAGTGGAAAAGGCGGGGCAGTTGGCGAAAGAGCGCGGCGCGAAACGCGTCATTTCGCTGGAAGTGAGCGGACCGTTCCATTCGTCGCTCATGAAGCCGGCGGCGGAAAAACTGCAGGCTGTTCTTGACAGCCTGGCCATTGAAGATGCTGCTG is a window from the Geobacillus stearothermophilus ATCC 12980 genome containing:
- a CDS encoding DAK2 domain-containing protein, giving the protein MAMRTLDGRRFADMVQQGAAHLANNAKAVDALNVFPVPDGDTGTNMNLSMTSGAKEVKAHVSDHIGNVAAALAKGLLMGARGNSGVILSQLFRGFAKAVEGKPQVDGFEFAAALQAGVDTAYKAVMKPVEGTILTVAREAARKAIETAKKDRDVVSVMEAALAEAKAALKRTPELLPVLKEVGVVDSGGQGLVYVYEGFLAALKGEAVSTAPAEVPMEELVKMAHHQSAQSHIHTDEIEFGYCTEFMVRFEKDKLAQHPFSEEVFRRDLSRFGDSLLVVADDELVKVHIHSETPGEVLTYGQRYGSLINIKIENMREQHANIVGKEAERPLQAGAEEAKPYGIVAVAMGAGVAELFQSIGAHAVIEGGQTMNPSTEEIAEAIRRVNAETVFVLPNNKNVVMAAKQAAELSERQVIVIPSKTVPQGMAALLAFNPAQSAEQNERAMTAALSRVKTGQVTFSVRDTTIDGVEIEKGDYMGLFDDRIVVADKDKLAVTKRLLDALIDEESEIVTILYGEDATEVEVETVVAYLETEYDGVEVEVHNGRQPLYPFIISVE
- the recG gene encoding ATP-dependent DNA helicase RecG, with product MNETMQQPVTAVKGIGEETAAALADIGITTVGDLLMYAPYRYDDYEQKDLAAARHEEKVTVEGKVHSAPLVTYYGKKKSRLSFRLLSGRYLITVVCFNRPYLKEKLAFNETVTVIGKWDRHRQAINAYELRFGAAPETAGIEPVYSVRSPLTVKTMRRLMKAAFAQFGAHIPDPLPPALRRAYRLVDKQEAVRALHFPRSREELHQARRRLVYEEFLLYQLKMQAFRRIVRDGQHGVAHSFSEERLAAFLSALPFSLTNAQRRVIKEILADMRAPRQMNRLLQGDVGSGKTVVAAVALYAAVLSGFQGALMVPTEILAEQHARSLADLFAGTDVTLALLTSSVKGKRRKELLAELEEGAIDIVIGTHALIQEGVQFRRLGLAITDEQHRFGVEQRRILREKGHAPDVLMMTATPIPRTLAITAFGDMDVSVLDEMPAGRKKVETYWVKHHQFARVLDFIEKELRRGHQAYVICPLIEESEKLDVQNAIDVHSQLVHYYRGKYEIGLMHGRLSADEKEAVMRAFSENRIHVLVSTTVVEVGVNVPNATVMVIYDAERFGLAQLHQLRGRVGRGDAQSYCILIADPKSEVGKERMRIMTETTDGFVLAEKDLELRGPGDFFGTKQSGLPEFQFGDPVHDYRILEVARRDAAKLVSTTAFWSDEAYAGLRAELEASGVLDGEKLD
- a CDS encoding Asp23/Gls24 family envelope stress response protein; the encoded protein is MSIEWQTKYGRIEIANEVIAMIAGGAAVDCYGIVGMASKNQIRDGLSEILRRENFSKGVIVREENGEVHIDMYIIVSYGTKISEVAHNVQSKVKYTLDQTLGLAVQSINIYVQGVRVVNP
- the sdaAA gene encoding L-serine ammonia-lyase, iron-sulfur-dependent, subunit alpha, with the translated sequence MFRNVAELVALAEKEQIKIAEVMIRQEVGVSGRSREEIMAQMERHLEVMERAVERGLQGVVSRSGLTGGDAVRVQRYIEQGRFLSGETILDAVSKAMATNEVNAAMGVICATPTAGSAGVVPGTLFAVKERLNPTRKEMVEFLFTAGAFGYVVANNASISGAAGGCQAEVGSAAGMAAAALVELAGGTPAQAAEAMAIALKNMLGLVCDPVAGLVEVPCVKRNAMGAANAMIAADMALAGVKSRIPCDEVIEAMYRIGAAMPVALKETAQGGLAATPTGRAIAARIFGASAASK
- the sdaAB gene encoding L-serine ammonia-lyase, iron-sulfur-dependent subunit beta, translated to MKYKSVFDIIGPVMVGPSSSHTAGAARIGLVARKLFGRQPEWAHISFYGSFAETYRGHGTDVAIVAGLLGFDTFDERIPDALAIAQAAGMDVSFSAEEAIPHHPNTARVRIGDGKGELELVGVSIGGGKIEIIELNGFELKLSGHHPALLIMHNDRYGTIGAVASALAKHAINIGHMEVSRKEKGKEALMTIEVDQPLTDELLQELEQLPNIIQVTKLVD